One Electrophorus electricus isolate fEleEle1 chromosome 10, fEleEle1.pri, whole genome shotgun sequence genomic region harbors:
- the nck1b gene encoding cytoplasmic protein NCK1 isoform X1: MAEEVIVIAKFDYMAQQDQELDIKKNERLWLLDDSKSWWRVRNATNKTGFVPSNYVERKNSARKASIVKNLKDTLGIGKVKRKTGMRETASSPDADFYADNGERLYDLNLPALVKFNYTAEREDELSLVKGTRVIVMEKCSDGWWRGSFGGRSGWFPSNYVTEDGGVGGDAAGLPEKLAAVVQGANGGRVLHAVQALYPFSSANDEELNFDKGEVMDVLEKPDNDPEWWKCRKADGQVGLVPKNYVAVLQEAQSPVGGAGPPTPDCDYIEPSASGRFAGKEWYYGKVTRHQAEVALNQRGTEGDFLIRDSESSPNDFSISLKAQTKNKHFKVQMKDDLYCIGQRKFSSMEELVEHYKKAPIFTGEQGDKLYLVKALPAS, from the exons ATGGCGGAAGAGGTGATTGTCATTGCCAAATTTGACTACATGGCGCAGCAGGACCAGGAGCTGGACATCAAGAAGAATGAGCGTCTCTGGCTCCTGGATGACTCCAAGTCCTGGTGGCGTGTGCGCAACGCCACCAACAAGACCGGATTTGTACCGTCCAATTACGTGGAGAGGAAGAACAGCGCCAGGAAGGCCTCCATTGTCAAGAACCTGAAAGACACGCTAG GGATCGGGAAGGTGAAGCGGAAAACCGGAATGCGGGAGACGGCGTCGAGCCCGGATGCGGACTTCTATGCGGACAACGGCGAGCGCCTGTATGACCTGAACTTGCCGGCGCTCGTGAAGTTCAACTACACGGCTGAGCGGGAGGACGAGCTGTCCCTGGTCAAGGGCACCCGGGTTATCGTCATGGAGAAGTGCAGCGACGGCTGGTGGCGGGGCAGCTTCGGCGGCCGCTCCGGGTGGTTCCCCTCCAACTACGTGACGGAGGATGGCGGCGTCGGCGGGGACGCGGCGGGCCTGCCCGAGAAGCTGGCGGCGGTGGTGCAGGGCGCGAACGGTGGGCGGGTGCTCCACGCAGTGCAGGCCCTCTACCCCTTCAGCTCGGCCAACGACGAGGAGCTGAACTTCGACAAGGGCGAGGTGATGGACGTGCTAGAGAAGCCGGACAACGACCCCGAGTGGTGGAAGTGCCGCAAAGCGGATGGGCAGGTCGGCCTGGTGCCCAAGAACTACGTGGCCGTGCTGCAGGAGGCGCAGAGCCCCGTGGGTGGGGCGGGCCCGCCAACGCCCGACTGCGACTACATAGAGCCCTCAGCCAGTGGGCGCTTTGCTGGGAAGGAGTGGTACTACGGCAAGGTGACCCGGCACCAGGCGGAAGTGGCCCTCAACCAGAGAGGCACCGAGGGAGACTTCCTCATCAGAGATAGCGAGTCCTCG CCTAACGACTTCTCCATATCCCTCAAGGCCCAGACCAAAAACAAGCATTTCAAGGTTCAGATGAAGGACGACCTGTACTGCATCGGACAGCGCAAGTTCAGCTCCatggaggagctggtggagCACTACAAAAAGGCGCCCATCTTCACTGGCGAGCAGGGCGACAAACTTTACCTGGTCAAGGCACTCCCCGCCTCCTGA
- the nck1b gene encoding cytoplasmic protein NCK1 isoform X3, with translation MAYSDFSTNDLHIGIGKVKRKTGMRETASSPDADFYADNGERLYDLNLPALVKFNYTAEREDELSLVKGTRVIVMEKCSDGWWRGSFGGRSGWFPSNYVTEDGGVGGDAAGLPEKLAAVVQGANGGRVLHAVQALYPFSSANDEELNFDKGEVMDVLEKPDNDPEWWKCRKADGQVGLVPKNYVAVLQEAQSPVGGAGPPTPDCDYIEPSASGRFAGKEWYYGKVTRHQAEVALNQRGTEGDFLIRDSESSPNDFSISLKAQTKNKHFKVQMKDDLYCIGQRKFSSMEELVEHYKKAPIFTGEQGDKLYLVKALPAS, from the exons ATGGCTTATTCCGACTTTTCCACCAATGACCTTCACATTG GGATCGGGAAGGTGAAGCGGAAAACCGGAATGCGGGAGACGGCGTCGAGCCCGGATGCGGACTTCTATGCGGACAACGGCGAGCGCCTGTATGACCTGAACTTGCCGGCGCTCGTGAAGTTCAACTACACGGCTGAGCGGGAGGACGAGCTGTCCCTGGTCAAGGGCACCCGGGTTATCGTCATGGAGAAGTGCAGCGACGGCTGGTGGCGGGGCAGCTTCGGCGGCCGCTCCGGGTGGTTCCCCTCCAACTACGTGACGGAGGATGGCGGCGTCGGCGGGGACGCGGCGGGCCTGCCCGAGAAGCTGGCGGCGGTGGTGCAGGGCGCGAACGGTGGGCGGGTGCTCCACGCAGTGCAGGCCCTCTACCCCTTCAGCTCGGCCAACGACGAGGAGCTGAACTTCGACAAGGGCGAGGTGATGGACGTGCTAGAGAAGCCGGACAACGACCCCGAGTGGTGGAAGTGCCGCAAAGCGGATGGGCAGGTCGGCCTGGTGCCCAAGAACTACGTGGCCGTGCTGCAGGAGGCGCAGAGCCCCGTGGGTGGGGCGGGCCCGCCAACGCCCGACTGCGACTACATAGAGCCCTCAGCCAGTGGGCGCTTTGCTGGGAAGGAGTGGTACTACGGCAAGGTGACCCGGCACCAGGCGGAAGTGGCCCTCAACCAGAGAGGCACCGAGGGAGACTTCCTCATCAGAGATAGCGAGTCCTCG CCTAACGACTTCTCCATATCCCTCAAGGCCCAGACCAAAAACAAGCATTTCAAGGTTCAGATGAAGGACGACCTGTACTGCATCGGACAGCGCAAGTTCAGCTCCatggaggagctggtggagCACTACAAAAAGGCGCCCATCTTCACTGGCGAGCAGGGCGACAAACTTTACCTGGTCAAGGCACTCCCCGCCTCCTGA
- the nck1b gene encoding cytoplasmic protein NCK1 isoform X2: protein MDMANLFKHFFRIGKVKRKTGMRETASSPDADFYADNGERLYDLNLPALVKFNYTAEREDELSLVKGTRVIVMEKCSDGWWRGSFGGRSGWFPSNYVTEDGGVGGDAAGLPEKLAAVVQGANGGRVLHAVQALYPFSSANDEELNFDKGEVMDVLEKPDNDPEWWKCRKADGQVGLVPKNYVAVLQEAQSPVGGAGPPTPDCDYIEPSASGRFAGKEWYYGKVTRHQAEVALNQRGTEGDFLIRDSESSPNDFSISLKAQTKNKHFKVQMKDDLYCIGQRKFSSMEELVEHYKKAPIFTGEQGDKLYLVKALPAS from the exons ATGGACATGGCTAACCTTTTCAAGCATTTCTTCC GGATCGGGAAGGTGAAGCGGAAAACCGGAATGCGGGAGACGGCGTCGAGCCCGGATGCGGACTTCTATGCGGACAACGGCGAGCGCCTGTATGACCTGAACTTGCCGGCGCTCGTGAAGTTCAACTACACGGCTGAGCGGGAGGACGAGCTGTCCCTGGTCAAGGGCACCCGGGTTATCGTCATGGAGAAGTGCAGCGACGGCTGGTGGCGGGGCAGCTTCGGCGGCCGCTCCGGGTGGTTCCCCTCCAACTACGTGACGGAGGATGGCGGCGTCGGCGGGGACGCGGCGGGCCTGCCCGAGAAGCTGGCGGCGGTGGTGCAGGGCGCGAACGGTGGGCGGGTGCTCCACGCAGTGCAGGCCCTCTACCCCTTCAGCTCGGCCAACGACGAGGAGCTGAACTTCGACAAGGGCGAGGTGATGGACGTGCTAGAGAAGCCGGACAACGACCCCGAGTGGTGGAAGTGCCGCAAAGCGGATGGGCAGGTCGGCCTGGTGCCCAAGAACTACGTGGCCGTGCTGCAGGAGGCGCAGAGCCCCGTGGGTGGGGCGGGCCCGCCAACGCCCGACTGCGACTACATAGAGCCCTCAGCCAGTGGGCGCTTTGCTGGGAAGGAGTGGTACTACGGCAAGGTGACCCGGCACCAGGCGGAAGTGGCCCTCAACCAGAGAGGCACCGAGGGAGACTTCCTCATCAGAGATAGCGAGTCCTCG CCTAACGACTTCTCCATATCCCTCAAGGCCCAGACCAAAAACAAGCATTTCAAGGTTCAGATGAAGGACGACCTGTACTGCATCGGACAGCGCAAGTTCAGCTCCatggaggagctggtggagCACTACAAAAAGGCGCCCATCTTCACTGGCGAGCAGGGCGACAAACTTTACCTGGTCAAGGCACTCCCCGCCTCCTGA
- the bdh1 gene encoding D-beta-hydroxybutyrate dehydrogenase, mitochondrial isoform X1 — protein MASLPVVRAAVLVAFSGFLTLILGFGLPVALNFVTQAFGLSEASGTECIVAVYAVFVVYIAMPRLPRGSVKVEGKAVFVTGCDRGFGHALAKHLHRLGFTVFAGCLSKVGEGAAELENMHSDTLKVVQLDVCSEDQVSQAVEFIRANLADPEKGLWAVVNNAGVSTFGEVEFTSMDTYKQVSEVNLWGTIRVTKSLLPLIRRAEGRVVNIASMYGRMGNALRSPYCISKFGVEAFSDCLRYEMKNWGVKVSVIEPGNFIVATGIMTRDTVATTAEKLWKEAPPGVQEDYGKAHFEQHMALMRSYCNSGQRDITPVLEDITDALTSKRPYTRYNPTEPHWWIRMQVMTHLPAALSDRLYF, from the exons ATGGCTTCGCTGCCAGTCGTTAGAGCGGCAGTACTCGTCGCTTTTTCAGGCTTTTTGACCCTAATTTTGGGTTTCGGGCTCCCGGTTGCCCTCAACTTCGTCACCCAAGCCTTCGGCCTCTCCGAAGCGAGCGGGACTGAGTGCATCGTGGCGGTATATGCAGTGTTTGTCGTGTATATAGCAATGCCTCGACTACCCCGCGGGTCTGTCAAG GTGGAGGGAAAGGCGGTGTTCGTTACCGGATGTGACCGAGGGTTTGGGCACGCGTTGGCCAAGCACCTCCACCGGCTCGGCTTCACCGTGTTCGCAGGTTGTCTCTCCAAG GTGGGTGAGGGGGCAGCGGAGCTGGAGAACATGCACTCGGACACGCTGAAGGTGGTGCAGCTGGACGTGTGCAGCGAGGACCAGGTCTCCCAAGCGGTGGAGTTCATCAGGGCTAACCTGGCCGACCCGGAGAAAG GTCTGTGGGCTGTGGTGAACAACGCCGGGGTGTCTACATTTGGGGAGGTGGAGTTCACAAGCATGGACACCTACAAGCAGGTGTCTGAGGTCAACCTGTGGGGCACCATCCGAGTAACCAAatccctcctccctctcatcCGCAGAGCTGAAG GGCGTGTAGTGAACATAGCCAGCATGTACGGAAGAATGGGGAATGCCTTGCGTTCTCCTTACTGCATCTCCAAGTTCGGCGTGGAGGCCTTCTCCGATTGTCTCCGGTACGAGATGAAGAACTGGGGTGTTAAGGTGTCCGTCATCGAGCCGGGGAACTTCATCGTGGCCACGGGCATCATGACGCGCGACACCGTGGCCACCACGGCGGAGAAACTGTGGAAGGAAGCGCCCCCTGGTGTGCAGGAGGACTACGGCAAGGCGCACTTTGAGCAGCACATGGCTCTGATGCGCTCCTACTGCAACAGCGGCCAGCGTGACATCACACCCGTCCTGGAGGACATCACGGACGCCCTCACGTCCAAGCGGCCATACACGCGCTACAACCCCACGGAGCCCCATTGGTGGATTCGGATGCAGGTCATGACCCATCTCCCAGCTGCTCTCTCTGATAGGCTATATTTCTGA
- the bdh1 gene encoding D-beta-hydroxybutyrate dehydrogenase, mitochondrial isoform X2, producing MASLPVVRAAVLVAFSGFLTLILGFGLPVALNFVTQAFGLSEASGTECIVAVYAVFVVYIAMPRLPRGSVKVEGKAVFVTGCDRGFGHALAKHLHRLGFTVFAGCLSKVGEGAAELENMHSDTLKVVQLDVCSEDQVSQAVEFIRANLADPEKGRVVNIASMYGRMGNALRSPYCISKFGVEAFSDCLRYEMKNWGVKVSVIEPGNFIVATGIMTRDTVATTAEKLWKEAPPGVQEDYGKAHFEQHMALMRSYCNSGQRDITPVLEDITDALTSKRPYTRYNPTEPHWWIRMQVMTHLPAALSDRLYF from the exons ATGGCTTCGCTGCCAGTCGTTAGAGCGGCAGTACTCGTCGCTTTTTCAGGCTTTTTGACCCTAATTTTGGGTTTCGGGCTCCCGGTTGCCCTCAACTTCGTCACCCAAGCCTTCGGCCTCTCCGAAGCGAGCGGGACTGAGTGCATCGTGGCGGTATATGCAGTGTTTGTCGTGTATATAGCAATGCCTCGACTACCCCGCGGGTCTGTCAAG GTGGAGGGAAAGGCGGTGTTCGTTACCGGATGTGACCGAGGGTTTGGGCACGCGTTGGCCAAGCACCTCCACCGGCTCGGCTTCACCGTGTTCGCAGGTTGTCTCTCCAAG GTGGGTGAGGGGGCAGCGGAGCTGGAGAACATGCACTCGGACACGCTGAAGGTGGTGCAGCTGGACGTGTGCAGCGAGGACCAGGTCTCCCAAGCGGTGGAGTTCATCAGGGCTAACCTGGCCGACCCGGAGAAAG GGCGTGTAGTGAACATAGCCAGCATGTACGGAAGAATGGGGAATGCCTTGCGTTCTCCTTACTGCATCTCCAAGTTCGGCGTGGAGGCCTTCTCCGATTGTCTCCGGTACGAGATGAAGAACTGGGGTGTTAAGGTGTCCGTCATCGAGCCGGGGAACTTCATCGTGGCCACGGGCATCATGACGCGCGACACCGTGGCCACCACGGCGGAGAAACTGTGGAAGGAAGCGCCCCCTGGTGTGCAGGAGGACTACGGCAAGGCGCACTTTGAGCAGCACATGGCTCTGATGCGCTCCTACTGCAACAGCGGCCAGCGTGACATCACACCCGTCCTGGAGGACATCACGGACGCCCTCACGTCCAAGCGGCCATACACGCGCTACAACCCCACGGAGCCCCATTGGTGGATTCGGATGCAGGTCATGACCCATCTCCCAGCTGCTCTCTCTGATAGGCTATATTTCTGA
- the gyg1b gene encoding glycogenin-1b isoform X1: MTDQAFVTLATTDSYAKGVMVLGKSLRNHNTSRKLVALIGPHVSETSRAVLHKLYDEVRLVDVLDSGDTAHLALMKRPDLGVTFTKLHCWSLTHYSKCVFMDADTLVLANVDELFDREELSAAPDPGWPDCFNSGVFVFRPSEDTYSKLLQYCTEHGSFDGGDQGVLNSFFRGWATEDIGKHLPFIYNMSSIALYTYLPAFKQYGSNAKVVHFLGKTKPWSYTYDPKKRALKGSVEEASSHPSFLLEWWSIYSSCVVPMLHHEHGDQPFYSGCAGSSGCDEETLPPLVPAALPAPPLSSAERKQRWEQGQADYMGIDAFANIEKKLTAFLKRW, encoded by the exons ATGACAG ATCAGGCATTTGTTACCTTGGCGACCACCGACAGCTATGCCAAGGGAGTGATGGTGTTGGGGAAGTCCCTGAGAAACCATAACACATCCCGAAAGTTGGTGGCACTCATCGGACCACACGTGTCAGAAACGTCCAG GGCTGTCCTTCATAAGCTCTATGACGAGGTCAGGTTGGTGGACGTGCTGGACAGTGGAGACACAGCCCACCTTGCACTGATGAAGCGTCCGGACCTGGGGGTGACCTTCACCAAGCTGCACTGCTGGAGCCTCACACACTACTCcaagtgtgtgttcatggacgCAGACACTCTG GTGCTGGCCAATGTGGATGAGCTGTTTGACAGAGAGGAGCTCTCTGCAGCTCCAGACCCCGGCTGGCCCGACTGCTTCAACTCgggagtgtttgtgttcaggcCCTCCGAAGACACCTACAGCAAACTGCTGCAATACTGCACGGAACATGGCAGCTTTGACG GAGGGGATCAGGGAGTGCTCAACAGCTTCTTCCGTGGCTGGGCAACAGAAGACATCGGAAAACACCTCCCTTTTATCTACAACATGAGCAGCATAGCGCTCTACACGTACCTTCCTGCGTTTAAACA GTATGGTTCAAATGCCAAGGTGGTGCACTTCCTGGGGAAGACCAAACCCTGGAGCTACACGTACGACCCCAAGAAGAGGGCGCTGAAGGGCAGCGTGGAGGAGGCCTCCTCCCACCCCAGTTTCCTCCTGGAGTGGTGGAGCATCTACAGCAGCTGTGTGGTGCCAATGCTGCACCACGAGCACGGAGACCAGCCCTTCTACTCCGGCTGCGCCGGCAGCTCCGGCTGCGAT GAGGAGACGCTGCCGCCGCTCGTCCCGGCTGCTCTCCCTGCGCCTCCGCTCTCCTCGGCAGAGCGAAAACAGCGCTGGGAGCAAGGCCAGGCCGACTACATGGGAATAGACGCTTTTGCCAACATCGAAAAAAAGCTCACCGCTTTCCTTAA GCGGTGGTAA
- the gyg1b gene encoding glycogenin-1b isoform X2, which produces MTDQAFVTLATTDSYAKGVMVLGKSLRNHNTSRKLVALIGPHVSETSRAVLHKLYDEVRLVDVLDSGDTAHLALMKRPDLGVTFTKLHCWSLTHYSKCVFMDADTLVLANVDELFDREELSAAPDPGWPDCFNSGVFVFRPSEDTYSKLLQYCTEHGSFDGGDQGVLNSFFRGWATEDIGKHLPFIYNMSSIALYTYLPAFKQYGSNAKVVHFLGKTKPWSYTYDPKKRALKGSVEEASSHPSFLLEWWSIYSSCVVPMLHHEHGDQPFYSGCAGSSGCDEETLPPLVPAALPAPPLSSAERKQRWEQGQADYMGIDAFANIEKKLTAFLK; this is translated from the exons ATGACAG ATCAGGCATTTGTTACCTTGGCGACCACCGACAGCTATGCCAAGGGAGTGATGGTGTTGGGGAAGTCCCTGAGAAACCATAACACATCCCGAAAGTTGGTGGCACTCATCGGACCACACGTGTCAGAAACGTCCAG GGCTGTCCTTCATAAGCTCTATGACGAGGTCAGGTTGGTGGACGTGCTGGACAGTGGAGACACAGCCCACCTTGCACTGATGAAGCGTCCGGACCTGGGGGTGACCTTCACCAAGCTGCACTGCTGGAGCCTCACACACTACTCcaagtgtgtgttcatggacgCAGACACTCTG GTGCTGGCCAATGTGGATGAGCTGTTTGACAGAGAGGAGCTCTCTGCAGCTCCAGACCCCGGCTGGCCCGACTGCTTCAACTCgggagtgtttgtgttcaggcCCTCCGAAGACACCTACAGCAAACTGCTGCAATACTGCACGGAACATGGCAGCTTTGACG GAGGGGATCAGGGAGTGCTCAACAGCTTCTTCCGTGGCTGGGCAACAGAAGACATCGGAAAACACCTCCCTTTTATCTACAACATGAGCAGCATAGCGCTCTACACGTACCTTCCTGCGTTTAAACA GTATGGTTCAAATGCCAAGGTGGTGCACTTCCTGGGGAAGACCAAACCCTGGAGCTACACGTACGACCCCAAGAAGAGGGCGCTGAAGGGCAGCGTGGAGGAGGCCTCCTCCCACCCCAGTTTCCTCCTGGAGTGGTGGAGCATCTACAGCAGCTGTGTGGTGCCAATGCTGCACCACGAGCACGGAGACCAGCCCTTCTACTCCGGCTGCGCCGGCAGCTCCGGCTGCGAT GAGGAGACGCTGCCGCCGCTCGTCCCGGCTGCTCTCCCTGCGCCTCCGCTCTCCTCGGCAGAGCGAAAACAGCGCTGGGAGCAAGGCCAGGCCGACTACATGGGAATAGACGCTTTTGCCAACATCGAAAAAAAGCTCACCGCTTTCCTTAAGTAA